The following are from one region of the Sciurus carolinensis chromosome 5, mSciCar1.2, whole genome shotgun sequence genome:
- the Rab20 gene encoding ras-related protein Rab-20, with protein MRKPDGKIVLLGDMNVGKTSLLQRYMERRFPDTVSTVGGAFYLKQWRSFNISIWDTAGREQFHGLGSMYCRGAAAVILTYDVNHPQSLVELEDRFLGLTDTASKDCLFAIVGNKVDLTGEGAAESGQEEGHNPSKAGGGCAAPRVPKQVQLEDAVALYKKILKYKMLDEKDVPAAEQMCFETSAKTGYNVDLLFETLFDMVVPMILQQRAEGPSQTVDITSCKPTKRTRSGCCA; from the exons ATGAGGAAGCCCGACGGGAAGATCGTGCTTCTGGGGGACATGAACGTGGGCAAGACCTCGCTGCTGCAGAGGTACATGGAGCGGCGCTTCCCCGACACGGTCAGCACGGTGGGCGGCGCCTTCTACCTGAAGCAGTGGCGCTCCTTCAACATCTCCATCTGGGACACCGCAG GGCGAGAGCAGTTCCACGGCTTGGGCTCCATGTACTGCCGGGGCGCAGCCGCCGTCATCCTCACCTACGATGTGAACCACCCGCAGAGCCTGGTGGAGCTGGAGGACAGGTTCCTGGGCCTGACGGACACGGCCAGCAAAGACTGCCTGTTTGCCATCGTGGGGAACAAAGTGGACCTCActggggagggggctgcagagagtgggcaggaggaggggcatAACCCCAGCAAGGCTGGGGGTGGCTGTGCCGCCCCCAGGGTGCCCAAGCAGGTGCAGCTGGAGGATGCAGTGGCCCTTTACAAAAAGATCCTGAAGTACAAGATGTTGGATGAGAAGGATGTGCCGGCTGCTGAGCAGATGTGCTTCGAGACCAGCGCCAAAACGGGGTACAACGTGGACCTCCTGTTTGAAACCTTGTTTGACATGGTGGTGCCGATGATCTTACAGCAGAGGGCTGAGGGGCCGTCGCAGACTGTGGATATAACCAGCTGTAAGCCCACCAAACGGACCAGATCTGGGTGCTGTGCCTGA